Genomic DNA from Setaria italica strain Yugu1 chromosome V, Setaria_italica_v2.0, whole genome shotgun sequence:
GTAGCAGCATCAGTTAATACTAGAAACACATACCACTCATTCATATCTTTTGTTGCCGGGCCAGTAAATAGAGCAACCattgttccaacttccaaggtAGTGGCACTAGAATATTTCCAACCAGTCCATGTAATCAAAGAATTCAAATTGAATAGCAAAtctaagggcagtcccaatgggacattgatgatagtttatatccctcttaattatcataccaactaagcaatttgctgatatggcagtagatttattatggagagagagaaaccatttcttagagaAGAAACCAAGTCCTCACGCGCACCAATGGGCCAAGAAACCAGCGAATCTGCATTGGGGAGAtccaagtagtttcttcttacttactgccggatcctttgcgcttgcaccgctgctacccatcactcgagctcctttgcatgatgcacagaggatctggtactagaagggagaatgattggttggatttttgtttaAACTCAAGATAcaaaaagttgcattgtgaaggatgatttcttgatacaatatcctaAACTATGGAAATTAGGTTGGTTTCTCCTATTGGGACTGCTCTAATTTATTCTCTATCTTTCTCAAGAACAATCTTGAATCTTATCCCTTCGAGTCGTTCTTCCAGCTGGCTTCTGACCTCTTACACAATGGCATTTGTAGCCTGCAACGGAATCAGAAAAACAAAATATTAAACGTGTACTCCTACCACCTAAATGATAGTCATTACTGGTTTTGGTTGCCATCTCTAATTGATGCATGCAGatccaaatatataaaataaatgagAGCAGCGACGGAGAGATTGTACAGATAAAGTTTCCATGATTCATTGGCAGCGGCTTAGATGGCGGCAAGCCAGCGAGTGGACAGAGGCACGATGTTGGCATGGACTTCTCcggagcagcagcaacagctgaTTGATCATTTACAGAGATTGTCACTGCCATTGAAAGTTAATAAAAGAGAGTCATGCTTGTGCATCCTGTATATAGTTGGCTATTTTATAGAACTATTGATCATTTTCACCTTTCTTTTAGATCCGCATAGAATTTTCCAACATATAGCCATATAGTTGCGGCAGAAACAGGCAAATTTAACACAAAAAATTATTCAGAATTAGACTAGTCAACGGCATTGTGAGCATACTCTAAATGAATCAGGCTTCTCCCTGATCGAAATCCACTATACCATCTGCCAGTCTATTCAATTCAGTTAACGGAGTCCTGCAGAACCTTGTCGAAAAGGTATCTCCATTGTGAAAAAAATAACATGGATCAGATGCCACTAAAAAGCTTTTTGTTTGAACATATACTAGAATGGCATAAAACATGAGAACCATAACTAGATTGATTTTTTAAAATTGATGATTAGAATAATCTTGGCAATAAACAATTTACAGCCGCTACAGTTCCTGGTGTCTCAGTAAGATAAACTAAGATCAGATAAAACAAGTAATCCCAATTCAAGTATCGATGCATCCAAATAACCAGACTATTGCATTAGCACACGAAACTTGCTTGTAATCTGAGCACGAAAATTGGACTCCAAGGTTGAGAACCAGGCTCAATGTCTGAATGAGATCAGCAAGTCAGAGGGGATTTTcggaagggagagggaggcaaCCTGTATGTCCAGCCACCGCCACCTAGGATATCAGAAAATTCCTGCATCTGTTCCTCCTAATGGAAGATGTTGTCCACTGCGGCTGATCCCCAGGGGTATCAGCTGGTGATATACCATTGACCTGAAAAGAAAACGACAATTCAACTGAGCAAAGATAGTGATgctacaagaaaaaaaaggaaacctGTGTACATGAGTAAACATTGCAAATATTTACAAGAACAGTTCATGtgcaggttttttttttcttgagagAGCTGTATCATtattaagaaggaaaaaaaaggaagagccCTTACAAACACACACCCCCACACCAACCAAAATTTTCagctaaggtcccgtttggatacacaatgctaaactttagcacagtgctaaactttagcatcctcaaatggagtgctagagtttagcacttggggttgtttggatacagtgctaaagtttagcaccttgggtgagaaatgactacattgccctcatttatgactggcttggggaaaagtggagaggagagagagggggcaactaGGGAAAAAGTGGGTTTGGgaaccacttttagcacccattagcaccttttagcaccccttgggtgtgctaaagaaaacaagggtactaaactttagcactcaccttttagcacccctgtttggAAGTTAAGTGCCAAAAGTGTGCTAAAAATGAGGggataaagtttagcacctatttccaaacaccccctaagcatTCGCGCCTGTAGACAGAAACAAACGTGTAGGAACTAGGCTGCTGCTTGCAATGGGGACAGGTATTAAAGGATGGAGCATACACTACTGCATTGAGCATTGGAGCATTTCCAGAAACAAGAAGTGTGCATCAGCATTACACAATATTCATCCTCCAAACACACATTCATAATGCTACATAACTGACATTTAATAGGATCAAGTTTTTCTATAACATGTTGACAAAAGTGAATACCCTAAACAAACATTTATGACAGTTGGGCCATGGGAAGCACATGACATTCATCATAAACCCAAATCAATGATGGTTTGGCTTTTGTGCGTATCAATTATCATATATAGAGGATGAACCAATGTGGCCACTCCACCATCTGCAGGCATCCTCTTGCCATGAATTGTCCAGAAATGTGACCGACTATTCACGGTGATGCCATGAGAGACCATGAGAAGTAGTCTTCTATGTGTTTCAAAACTAACCTTAAACGTGGGATCTGTACTGGTCATCAGGATTATTGTGTCAAGATTGTATAGTTGATTAGGTCAATAATATGACATTTGGTTTCAGTATGTGATTTTGACTTGTTTTGACCGGAGAAATCGTATCGCCCCATTTGTAAATGCATGATAGGTTGatatgtagttttttttttgaattgtaCCCATTTCTAACAAATCCATCTTATGCATTTTTTAGCGGATCCATATTCCATCCTATTCATTCTGGAATCGTAACTAGTTAGAAATTTTCAGTACTGGGCCAATCCAGTTTAGGCTTGGCGAGCTACGGGCCCACCGGCCCAGTATCGTTTTCGCAGATAACATATCTCTGCATCGCCACTtcagcatcgccgccgcccgccgccgtaaTGGCGAGAGACAGATCTCCAACCAATTCGCCGCCGGCGAAACGCCGTAAGGAAtccagcaccaccaccgtcgCTGCCCTCGGCGAGGACATCCTGCTCGAGATCTTCCTCCGCCTTCCCTGCCTCGCCACGCTCGTCCGCGCCGCCCTCACCTGCCGCGGGTGGCGCCGGGCGGTGGCCTCCTACCCGGCCTTCCACCGCCGCTTCCGCCAGCTCCACCCGGCGCCCCTCCTGGGACTTCTCTTCAATCCTCCTGGCCCCGTTCAAGACCCTGAGCTCCCCGCCTTCCCCTCCTTCGTCCCCACCCGCGGCACCGACCGGGaccaagccgccgccgtccgtggCGGCGACTTCTTCCTCACCTCCCTCCAGGAGCGCTCCGGTGTCCACAACGGCTGGGACATCCACGACTGCCGCGGCGGGTACGTCCTCCTCGCCAATGGTGATCAGGAAACAATGGCGGTGGTCAATCCCTTGGTGCGACGGAGCGAAAGGTTCCTTGATTTTGGCCACAAGGACACTCTTGAAGGTCATCGCGCCTGCGGCATCGTACACAGGGCCTGCTTGCTCTGCTCCGACGAAGACCCCACGTCGTTCCGCGTGATCATTATTGCCCATGACAAGTCCAGGGTGCGGGCTACTGTCTTCAGCTCGGAGACCGGCGAGTGGTCCGTTCGCCGGTGGGTGCATATCCCGGCGAGGCCACGGCGCGGCCGTGGCGAACGGTGGATTCTGAACAGCAACATGCAGGCCAATGGATTCTTGTACTGGGTTTCGAAAAATCGCAAATATATGGTCACACTGGACACGGCAACAGTGGATTTCTCTGTCAATGAGCTCCCTATTTTCCTGCAGAATCGACACTGCACCTTCGTTGTGGGTGAAATGAAGAATGGTGAAGCCTGTATTGTCTATGCTATTAACTTCACAGTTGGTGTCCTGTTTCGCAGAACAGAGAGTGATGGCGTTGATAGGTGGGTGCTGGACAGGGCTGAACTCTTGGAGACACAGCTTGGTCGGGTCCTTGGCGAAGTAATGGAGAACTACAATGAGGTGGAGGTTGTGGCAGTAAGGGATGGCTTTGCGTACTTGGCAACAACAGAAAGTTTAAATGATTCTGGGACTCCTAGTTGGTTCTTGTCCCTCTGCTTGGAAACAATGATATTGGAGAAGCTGTTTCAGAGGACGTATGATAGTTCGGTGCACCCCTATGTTATGCCATGGCCGCCTTCTTTAGTTGGTAACTATGGGAGGTTTGCACCTGAAGATGGTACATGAAGTGCATATGCATGACTAGGAGAGGCTAGTAAAACCCAACGTCCTATTTGCTGTTATTGAAAAAATCAGCATGCTGAAATGCCATGATAACTACATTCTTCTGAGGCTGCATCATGCTGAAGAATTACATCCAATTCCGTGACGCTGAAGATTCTGTCACCAGTCAATCCTACAAGTTGATCTTTTGCATTTGTTATTTATGTTCAGTAACCAGTTTTCAGTATCGGTGTGATGATTCTGAACTTTATTCTACAGTATTTCTTATGTTCGCTACTGAGTCTTTCTTTTTGGGTCTTGTATGGTTTTAGGAGTCTTTTTTGTGAGATCCTTGCTCTAATGCTCTGATGAGAATAGGGACTATTTACCTTTGatccaagaaaaacaatgagtaGGAATAAGCACACTTGCCTTTTCTTTGTTGATTACTTGATTTCgctcataaaaaaaattaatgttAGCCTTTCAATGTAAAAAAATTGATGGAGTGGCTGCATCCTCTCTATATGATATGTTTCATGGATGGCTAGTCTGGCATCCTCTCTATATGATATGTTTCATGGATATGCTCACGCTGGACACGGCGACAATGGATTTCTATGTCGCTGAGCTCCCTCTACGGGTGAACGTGAAGGATCGGGAATGCAGCTTTGTTGTTGGTGAAACTATCAATGGCACACCATGTGTTGTCTATGCTTTTAAGTTTAGAGTTTGTCTATCCTTGCAAAGAATAGATGATGATGTCAAGAAGTGGTTGGGAGACAAGATCACTTCTATAGACACGCAACTTGATGGGGTCCTCGGACAACTAAAGAACAAGTACAGTCAAGTTCAGGTTGTGGCAGTCAGGGATGGCTTTGCATACTTGACAGCATCACTGAGGTACAATGATGACACGACCCCGAGTTGggtcttctccctctccttggaAACAATGAAACTGGAGAAGATGTTTCAGAGGCCGTATGAATGTTGTGTGCAGCCCTATGTTATGTCATGGCCACTTTCACTAGTTGATAACTATGGTAGTTTTGCATTCGAAGATGGCACGCGAAATACATAGGCCATGAAATATTATGCAGACAGAGAAGTGGAGAAGACAATAAGTCCATCCTTCTATTTGCTGTTGTTTAGTGAATCATCAATATTTATTGATGGTAATGCCATTCAAAGCTGCATCATACTTAAG
This window encodes:
- the LOC101770858 gene encoding uncharacterized protein LOC101770858 — protein: MARDRSPTNSPPAKRRKESSTTTVAALGEDILLEIFLRLPCLATLVRAALTCRGWRRAVASYPAFHRRFRQLHPAPLLGLLFNPPGPVQDPELPAFPSFVPTRGTDRDQAAAVRGGDFFLTSLQERSGVHNGWDIHDCRGGYVLLANGDQETMAVVNPLVRRSERFLDFGHKDTLEGHRACGIVHRACLLCSDEDPTSFRVIIIAHDKSRVRATVFSSETGEWSVRRWVHIPARPRRGRGERWILNSNMQANGFLYWVSKNRKYMVTLDTATVDFSVNELPIFLQNRHCTFVVGEMKNGEACIVYAINFTVGVLFRRTESDGVDRWVLDRAELLETQLGRVLGEVMENYNEVEVVAVRDGFAYLATTESLNDSGTPSWFLSLCLETMILEKLFQRTYDSSVHPYVMPWPPSLVGNYGRFAPEDGT